Proteins from a genomic interval of Oncorhynchus mykiss isolate Arlee chromosome 21, USDA_OmykA_1.1, whole genome shotgun sequence:
- the asb13a.1 gene encoding ankyrin repeat and SOCS box protein 13, producing the protein MENPAIMEMTAARRSNFGDIGFWADRTALHEAASLGRALQVKQLIEGGASVNMVTVDNITPLHDACIQGHPNCVRLLLDAGAQVDVRTIHGSTPLCNACAAGSLECAKMLLEHGAKVNPSLTALTASPLHEACIKGNADIARLMIAHGALLEAFDLQFGTPLHAACAKEHVDCARVLLKAGAKVNAAKFHETALHHAARVEMVDMIELLVDFGGNVYVTDNDNKKPIDYTKPGSPTEQCLQYYESTPLSLQQLSRVTLRTLLGTRALEVVGQLDISQRTISYILCEGC; encoded by the exons ATGGAAAATCCTGCAATAATGGAAATGACAGCGGCACGGCGTTCGAACTTTGGAGATATTG GGTTTTGGGCAGACCGAACCGCGTTGCATGAGGCCGCGTCCTTAGGCAGGGCCCTTCAAGTGAAACAGCTGATTGAGGGTGGAGCATCTGTAAACATGGTGACAGTAGACAATATCACCCCGCTCCATGATGCCTGCATCCAGGGACATCCAAACTGTGTTCGACTGCTACTAGATGCAGGGGCTCAG GTGGACGTGAGGACCATCCATGGCAGCACTCCTCTCTGTAACGCCTGTGCTGCGGGGAGCCTGGAGTGTGCAAAGATGCTGCTGGAACATGGAGCCAAAGTCAACCCCTCCCTCACAGCACTCACTGCCTCTCCTCTGCATGAGGCCTGCATAAAGG GTAATGCAGATATAGCGAGGCTAATGATAGCGCATGGAGCCTTGCTAGAGGCCTTTGATCTCCAGTTCGGTACCCCGCTACATGCTGCCTGTGCCAAGGAACATGTGGACTGTGCCAGGGTGCTGCTCAAAGCAG GTGCCAAGGTGAATGCAGCTAAGTTCCATGAGACGGCTCTCCACCATGCTGCCAGAGTAGAGATGGTGGACATGATTGAGTTACTGGTGGACTTTGGCGGCAACGTGTATGTCACAGACAACGACAACAAAAAGCCCATAGACTACACCAAGCCTGGCTCTCCCACTGAACAATGCTTACAGTATTATGAAA GTACTCCTCTGAGTCTGCAGCAACTTAGCAGAGTGACGCTGAGGACGTTGCTGGGTACCAGAGCTCTGGAGGTAGTAGGTCAACTGGACATATCTCAACGTACCATCAGCTACATTCTCTGTGAGGGGTGTTGA
- the asb13a.2 gene encoding ankyrin repeat and SOCS box protein 13 isoform X2, which produces MMEVETARPYFFGDIGCWSERTEVHEAASEGHAAQLQQLIQRGASVNIVAVDSITPLHEACERGQTQCVRLLLDAGAQVDARNTDGSTPLCDACSVGSFDCVRMLLEHGANVNPTLSSRTTSPLHKACMGGNADVVKIMIAKGASLEAYDLYYGTPLHVACANDHTACVKALLNAGAKVNYARLHKTALHRAAKVKSVDMIDVLVEFGANIYAKDKNDKKPIDYIDPGSPAALCLEFYERNGFLKSLKQLIGRLQG; this is translated from the exons ATGATGGAGGTTGAAACTGCCAGACCGTATTTCTTTGGAGACATAG GCTGCTGGTCAGAGAGGACCGAGGTGCACGAGGCGGCCTCCGAGGGACATGCTGCCCAGCTGCAGCAACTCATCCAGAGAGGAGCCTCTGTCAACATAGTGGCTGTGGACTCCATCACCCCCCTCCATGAGGCATGTGAAAGGGGGCAGACCCAATGTGTCAGGCTGCTACTGGATGCTGGAGCACAG GTGGATGCCCGTAACACGGACGGTAGCACCCCTCTGTGTGATGCCTGCTCGGTTGGGAGCTTTGACTGTGTGAGGATGCTGCTGGAGCATGGGGCCAATGTGAACCCCACCCTCTCTTCCCGGACCACCTCACCCCTACACAAAGCTTGCATGGGGG GTAATGCTGACGTTGTGAAGATCATGATCGCTAAAGGTGCCAGTCTGGAGGCATATGACCTGTACTATGGGACCCCATTGCATGTGGCGTGTGCCAACGACCACACGGCCTGTGTCAAGGCGCTACTCAACGCAG GTGCCAAAGTGAATTATGCTCGGCTGCACAAGACGGCCCTGCACCGTGCTGCTAAAGTGAAGAGTGTTGACATGATCGACGTGCTGGTGGAGTTTGGGGCGAACATCTACGCCAAAGACAAAAACGATAAGAAGCCCATTGACTACATCGATCCCGGTTCTCCCGCTGCACTCTGCTTAGAGTTTTATGAAA gaaatggcttcctgaaatccctcaagcagctgattggtcgactccagggctaa
- the asb13a.2 gene encoding ankyrin repeat and SOCS box protein 13 isoform X3: MMEVETARPYFFGDIGCWSERTEVHEAASEGHAAQLQQLIQRGASVNIVAVDSITPLHEACERGQTQCVRLLLDAGAQVDARNTDGSTPLCDACSVGSFDCVRMLLEHGANVNPTLSSRTTSPLHKACMGGNADVVKIMIAKGASLEAYDLYYGTPLHVACANDHTACVKALLNAGAKVNYARLHKTALHRAAKVKSVDMIDVLVEFGANIYAKDKNDKKPIDYIDPGSPAALCLEFYEICVFACVLFQEMAS, translated from the exons ATGATGGAGGTTGAAACTGCCAGACCGTATTTCTTTGGAGACATAG GCTGCTGGTCAGAGAGGACCGAGGTGCACGAGGCGGCCTCCGAGGGACATGCTGCCCAGCTGCAGCAACTCATCCAGAGAGGAGCCTCTGTCAACATAGTGGCTGTGGACTCCATCACCCCCCTCCATGAGGCATGTGAAAGGGGGCAGACCCAATGTGTCAGGCTGCTACTGGATGCTGGAGCACAG GTGGATGCCCGTAACACGGACGGTAGCACCCCTCTGTGTGATGCCTGCTCGGTTGGGAGCTTTGACTGTGTGAGGATGCTGCTGGAGCATGGGGCCAATGTGAACCCCACCCTCTCTTCCCGGACCACCTCACCCCTACACAAAGCTTGCATGGGGG GTAATGCTGACGTTGTGAAGATCATGATCGCTAAAGGTGCCAGTCTGGAGGCATATGACCTGTACTATGGGACCCCATTGCATGTGGCGTGTGCCAACGACCACACGGCCTGTGTCAAGGCGCTACTCAACGCAG GTGCCAAAGTGAATTATGCTCGGCTGCACAAGACGGCCCTGCACCGTGCTGCTAAAGTGAAGAGTGTTGACATGATCGACGTGCTGGTGGAGTTTGGGGCGAACATCTACGCCAAAGACAAAAACGATAAGAAGCCCATTGACTACATCGATCCCGGTTCTCCCGCTGCACTCTGCTTAGAGTTTTATGAAA tttgtgtatttgcatgtgttttatttcaggaaatggcttcctga
- the asb13a.2 gene encoding ankyrin repeat and SOCS box protein 13 isoform X1 has protein sequence MMEVETARPYFFGDIGCWSERTEVHEAASEGHAAQLQQLIQRGASVNIVAVDSITPLHEACERGQTQCVRLLLDAGAQVDARNTDGSTPLCDACSVGSFDCVRMLLEHGANVNPTLSSRTTSPLHKACMGGNADVVKIMIAKGASLEAYDLYYGTPLHVACANDHTACVKALLNAGAKVNYARLHKTALHRAAKVKSVDMIDVLVEFGANIYAKDKNDKKPIDYIDPGSPAALCLEFYESTPLSLQQLSRVTLRAMLGSRALEVVVQLDIPKQIIRFLCYH, from the exons ATGATGGAGGTTGAAACTGCCAGACCGTATTTCTTTGGAGACATAG GCTGCTGGTCAGAGAGGACCGAGGTGCACGAGGCGGCCTCCGAGGGACATGCTGCCCAGCTGCAGCAACTCATCCAGAGAGGAGCCTCTGTCAACATAGTGGCTGTGGACTCCATCACCCCCCTCCATGAGGCATGTGAAAGGGGGCAGACCCAATGTGTCAGGCTGCTACTGGATGCTGGAGCACAG GTGGATGCCCGTAACACGGACGGTAGCACCCCTCTGTGTGATGCCTGCTCGGTTGGGAGCTTTGACTGTGTGAGGATGCTGCTGGAGCATGGGGCCAATGTGAACCCCACCCTCTCTTCCCGGACCACCTCACCCCTACACAAAGCTTGCATGGGGG GTAATGCTGACGTTGTGAAGATCATGATCGCTAAAGGTGCCAGTCTGGAGGCATATGACCTGTACTATGGGACCCCATTGCATGTGGCGTGTGCCAACGACCACACGGCCTGTGTCAAGGCGCTACTCAACGCAG GTGCCAAAGTGAATTATGCTCGGCTGCACAAGACGGCCCTGCACCGTGCTGCTAAAGTGAAGAGTGTTGACATGATCGACGTGCTGGTGGAGTTTGGGGCGAACATCTACGCCAAAGACAAAAACGATAAGAAGCCCATTGACTACATCGATCCCGGTTCTCCCGCTGCACTCTGCTTAGAGTTTTATGAAA GTACTCCATTGAGTCTGCAGCAGCTGAGCAGAGTGACCCTGAGGGCGATGCTGGGTAGCAGAGCTCTGGAGGTCGTAGTTCAACTGGACATACCAAAGCAAATCATTCGCTTCCTATGTTACCACTGA